In the Acidimicrobiia bacterium genome, one interval contains:
- a CDS encoding SIS domain-containing protein, which translates to MTTTVSPKGALHERVGHGHLAALVRALDALVGDLDRLDRWGRTLAGVLVSGGRLLAVGNGGSAAQAQHLTSELVGRYRSEREPLSAISIHAETSALTAIANDYGIEEAFARPVRAHGRPGDVLIALSTSGRSANVLAAIRAARDLGMTTWAMTGHGPNPAVQQCDDALLADSPVTATVQEVHQVAIHLLCEAVDRELLALRAIDGSGGGG; encoded by the coding sequence ATGACGACGACCGTCTCGCCGAAGGGCGCGCTGCACGAACGCGTCGGTCACGGTCACCTCGCCGCGCTCGTGCGCGCGCTGGACGCGCTCGTCGGCGACCTCGACCGCCTCGACCGTTGGGGCCGCACGCTCGCCGGCGTGCTCGTCTCCGGCGGTCGTCTGCTCGCGGTCGGCAACGGCGGGAGCGCCGCGCAGGCGCAGCACCTGACGAGTGAGCTCGTCGGCCGCTACCGCAGCGAGCGCGAGCCGTTGAGCGCGATCTCGATCCACGCCGAGACGTCCGCGCTCACCGCGATCGCGAACGACTACGGCATCGAGGAGGCGTTCGCGCGCCCGGTGCGCGCGCACGGGAGGCCGGGTGACGTGCTGATCGCGCTGAGCACGTCCGGGCGCAGCGCCAACGTGCTCGCCGCGATCCGCGCGGCGCGTGACCTCGGCATGACGACGTGGGCGATGACGGGGCACGGCCCCAATCCCGCCGTGCAGCAGTGCGACGACGCGCTGCTCGCCGACTCCCCGGTCACCGCGACCGTCCAGGAGGTCCACCAGGTCGCGATCCACCTGCTCTGCGAGGCCGTCGACCGGGAGCTGCTCGCACTCCGCGCGATCGATGGATCCGGAGGAGGTGGGTAG
- a CDS encoding alpha-1,4-glucan--maltose-1-phosphate maltosyltransferase, whose protein sequence is MVPTDDARATRSPPPRVVVEDVRPQVDGGRFAAKAIARDPLDVEATVFADGHDELRARVRYRRAGETRWREVEMDSLGNDRWHARVTLPEVGRYELTVTGWVDAARTWRRDLEKRFDAGQDVANDLATAAQLAEDTARRCRGADGDTLRGWAKQLRDRTTLDDVSELDELVALLDRHPDRMQATEPDHVLPLVADRERAACSAWYELFPRSASPDPDRAGTLADVTARLDYVAELGFDVLYLPPIHPIGETNRKGRNNVEVGEPDDVGSPWAIGSAAGGHTAIDPQLGTFDDFDRLVARAEDLGIEVALDLAFQCSPDHPWVRTHPQWFRHRPDGSIAYAENPPKRYQDIYPIDFENEDWPALWQALRDVVTFWIDRGVRVFRVDNPHTKPFAFWQWLITTVKADHPDVLFLSEAFTRPAVMHHLAKLGFSQSYTYFTWRNARWEIEEYFTELTTPPGNEYFRPNVWPNTPDILHEYLQHGGRAAFTARLLLAACLSANYGIYGPAFELMEHVAREPGSEEYLHSEKYEVRHWDLDRPDSLRWLIARVNAVRRAHPSLRRDRNLRFHPTDNDTFVCWSKRTDGAVPGAWGAGDDVVLGIVSVDPHNRQSGWVHLDMPALGLDWEDSFEVHDLLTDAHYHWNGPHNFVALDPGSVPAHVFEIRRTTPREPGAR, encoded by the coding sequence ATGGTCCCGACGGACGACGCGCGCGCGACGCGGTCACCGCCGCCACGCGTCGTCGTCGAGGACGTGCGCCCGCAGGTCGACGGCGGGAGGTTCGCGGCGAAGGCGATCGCGAGGGACCCGCTCGACGTCGAGGCCACCGTGTTCGCCGACGGCCACGACGAGCTGCGCGCGCGAGTTCGTTACCGTCGCGCGGGCGAGACCCGCTGGCGTGAGGTCGAGATGGACTCGCTCGGCAACGACCGCTGGCACGCGCGTGTCACGCTCCCGGAGGTCGGACGCTACGAGCTCACCGTGACGGGATGGGTGGACGCCGCGCGCACCTGGCGACGGGACCTCGAGAAGCGCTTCGACGCGGGCCAGGACGTGGCGAACGACCTCGCCACCGCTGCGCAGCTCGCCGAGGACACGGCGCGCCGGTGCCGCGGCGCGGACGGCGACACGCTGCGCGGCTGGGCGAAGCAGCTGCGGGATCGCACGACGCTGGACGACGTGAGCGAGCTCGACGAGCTCGTCGCGCTCCTCGACCGTCACCCCGACCGGATGCAGGCGACCGAGCCCGACCACGTCCTGCCGCTCGTCGCGGACCGTGAACGGGCCGCGTGCTCGGCGTGGTACGAGCTGTTCCCGCGCTCGGCGTCGCCCGACCCCGACCGCGCGGGGACGCTCGCCGACGTGACCGCGCGTCTCGACTACGTCGCGGAGCTCGGCTTCGACGTGCTGTACCTGCCGCCGATCCACCCGATCGGCGAGACGAACCGCAAGGGTCGCAACAACGTCGAAGTGGGTGAGCCCGACGACGTCGGCAGCCCGTGGGCGATCGGCAGTGCCGCGGGCGGGCACACCGCGATCGACCCGCAGCTCGGCACGTTCGACGACTTCGACCGTCTCGTGGCGCGCGCCGAGGACCTCGGGATCGAGGTCGCGCTCGACCTCGCGTTCCAGTGCTCCCCCGACCATCCCTGGGTCCGCACGCACCCACAGTGGTTCCGCCACCGTCCCGACGGGTCGATCGCGTACGCGGAGAACCCGCCCAAGCGGTACCAGGACATCTACCCGATCGACTTCGAGAACGAGGATTGGCCCGCGCTGTGGCAGGCCCTGCGGGACGTCGTCACGTTCTGGATCGATCGAGGCGTACGTGTCTTCCGGGTCGACAACCCGCACACGAAGCCGTTCGCGTTCTGGCAGTGGCTGATCACGACGGTGAAGGCGGACCACCCGGACGTGCTGTTCCTCTCGGAGGCGTTCACACGCCCCGCCGTGATGCACCACCTCGCGAAGCTCGGGTTCTCCCAGTCGTACACGTACTTCACGTGGCGCAACGCGCGGTGGGAGATCGAGGAGTACTTCACCGAGCTCACGACCCCGCCGGGCAACGAGTACTTCCGGCCGAACGTGTGGCCGAACACGCCCGACATCCTCCACGAGTACCTGCAGCACGGAGGCCGGGCCGCGTTCACGGCGCGGCTGCTGCTCGCCGCGTGCCTCAGCGCGAACTACGGGATCTACGGGCCCGCGTTCGAGCTCATGGAGCACGTCGCGCGCGAGCCGGGCAGCGAGGAGTACCTCCACTCCGAGAAGTACGAGGTGCGCCACTGGGACCTCGACCGGCCCGACAGCCTCCGCTGGCTCATCGCGCGCGTGAACGCCGTCCGGCGCGCGCACCCGTCGCTGCGGCGCGACCGGAACCTGCGCTTCCACCCGACGGACAACGACACGTTCGTCTGTTGGAGCAAGCGGACGGACGGTGCCGTCCCGGGCGCCTGGGGCGCGGGTGACGACGTCGTCCTCGGGATCGTGAGCGTGGACCCGCACAACCGGCAGTCCGGTTGGGTCCACCTCGACATGCCCGCGCTCGGCCTCGACTGGGAGGACTCGTTCGAGGTCCACGACCTGCTGACCGACGCGCACTACCACTGGAACGGCCCGCACAACTTCGTCGCGCTCGACCCTGGCTCCGTCCCCGCGCACGTCTTCGAGATCCGGCGCACCACGCCCCGCGAGCCCGGCGCGCGCTGA
- a CDS encoding 4-alpha-glucanotransferase: protein MTRTATRNVPRDLRRLADSWGVLRAYTGQDGTRVQVGVDALVGVLRALGAPVERVDDAGDALLARDATRAQTLVPMVTVAWGDAAPVIDVRTTGDERVALEIETEAGTAYAITSDECRVERSVCEEVDGRASLVRSLALPRTLPHGVHTVHVRAGTRRASATLVCAPAHAANDWRARRWGVFAPVHALRTARDDAGPGDLRDLGTLAAWAARHGGAVVGTLPLLAAYLDEPYEPSPYAPVSRRYWNELYADVRALPGGDTTRPTIPAHDGLVDLRGAYAQRRAVLEAAARDADVTSYVRSDPGVERYARFRAEREAREDGATTEARARYHVYAQAVMHEQLTELTRTLDARGQALYLDFPLGCHRDGFDVWDEPGAFAPEVSVGAPPDGFFASGQDWGFPPLHPERSACGGHRYFAECVERHLRYARVLRVDHVMGLHRLWWIPPGHDPADGAYVRYPFDQLYARLCLASERYGAALVGENLGTVPPEVNRELRRHRIGGMHVAMFDVDAEAPGGIRPPPRGSLTALDTHDTATWAEFWATTDGRTRAALTRALRDEGLLRGDETDERDVLRAVLTLLARSRAAVLLVALEDLWCERDAQNVPGTVAPENWRRPAAHALDELDDVPGLVELVRAVQQARGGSR, encoded by the coding sequence GTGACGCGCACCGCGACACGGAACGTGCCGCGCGATCTGCGCAGGCTCGCCGACAGCTGGGGCGTGCTGCGTGCGTACACCGGCCAGGACGGCACGCGCGTGCAGGTCGGTGTCGACGCGCTCGTCGGCGTGCTGCGCGCGCTCGGCGCGCCGGTCGAGCGGGTCGACGACGCCGGCGACGCCCTGCTCGCACGAGACGCGACGCGCGCGCAGACGCTCGTTCCCATGGTGACGGTCGCGTGGGGTGACGCGGCGCCGGTGATCGACGTCCGGACGACGGGCGACGAGCGCGTCGCGCTCGAGATCGAGACCGAGGCCGGAACGGCATACGCGATCACGTCGGACGAGTGCCGTGTCGAGCGCTCCGTGTGCGAGGAGGTCGACGGCCGGGCGAGCCTCGTGCGGTCGCTCGCGCTGCCACGCACGCTCCCGCACGGCGTGCACACCGTGCACGTACGCGCGGGCACGCGCCGCGCCTCGGCGACCTTGGTGTGCGCGCCCGCGCACGCCGCCAACGACTGGCGCGCGCGTCGATGGGGCGTGTTCGCGCCCGTGCACGCGCTGCGCACCGCGCGCGACGACGCGGGACCGGGCGATCTGCGCGACCTCGGCACGCTCGCCGCATGGGCCGCCCGTCACGGCGGCGCGGTCGTCGGCACGCTCCCGCTGCTCGCCGCGTACCTCGACGAGCCGTACGAGCCCAGCCCGTACGCGCCCGTCAGCCGCCGGTACTGGAACGAGCTGTACGCGGACGTGCGCGCGCTGCCCGGGGGCGACACGACCCGTCCGACGATTCCCGCGCACGACGGGCTCGTGGACCTGCGCGGCGCGTACGCGCAGCGACGCGCGGTCCTCGAAGCCGCGGCCCGCGACGCCGACGTGACGTCGTACGTGCGCAGCGACCCGGGCGTCGAGCGGTACGCACGGTTCCGCGCCGAGCGCGAGGCGCGCGAGGACGGCGCAACGACCGAGGCGCGCGCCCGCTACCACGTCTACGCGCAGGCCGTCATGCACGAGCAGCTGACCGAGCTGACCCGCACGCTCGACGCGCGCGGTCAGGCGCTGTACCTGGACTTCCCGCTGGGCTGCCACCGCGACGGCTTCGACGTGTGGGACGAGCCGGGTGCGTTCGCGCCCGAGGTGAGCGTCGGCGCGCCGCCCGACGGCTTCTTCGCGTCCGGACAGGACTGGGGCTTCCCGCCGTTGCACCCCGAGCGGAGCGCCTGCGGCGGTCATCGCTACTTCGCGGAGTGCGTCGAGCGGCACCTCCGCTACGCGCGCGTGCTGCGCGTCGACCACGTCATGGGACTGCACCGCCTGTGGTGGATCCCGCCCGGTCACGACCCTGCTGACGGCGCGTACGTCCGGTACCCGTTCGACCAGCTCTACGCGCGCCTGTGCCTGGCGTCCGAGCGGTATGGCGCCGCGCTCGTCGGCGAGAACCTCGGCACCGTGCCACCGGAGGTGAACCGCGAGCTGCGACGGCACCGCATCGGCGGGATGCACGTCGCGATGTTCGACGTCGACGCCGAGGCGCCCGGTGGCATCCGACCTCCGCCGCGCGGCTCACTCACGGCGCTCGACACGCACGACACCGCGACCTGGGCGGAGTTCTGGGCCACGACCGACGGCCGCACTCGCGCGGCCCTGACGCGCGCGCTGCGCGACGAAGGTCTGCTGCGAGGTGACGAGACGGACGAGCGCGACGTGCTGCGCGCGGTGCTCACGCTGCTCGCGCGCAGCCGCGCCGCGGTGCTCCTCGTCGCGCTCGAGGACCTCTGGTGCGAGCGCGACGCGCAGAACGTGCCGGGCACGGTCGCGCCCGAGAACTGGCGCCGGCCCGCCGCCCACGCGCTCGACGAGCTCGACGACGTCCCCGGTCTCGTCGAGCTGGTGCGCGCCGTGCAGCAGGCCCGGGGAGGGAGTCGCTGA
- the treS gene encoding maltose alpha-D-glucosyltransferase: MAVATRSRRHVTLGRDPEWYRDAVIYELHVRAFQDSDGDGIGDFRGLTRRLDYLQDLGVTTLWLLPFYPSPLKDDGYDIADYTGIHPAYGTLRDFRQFLDAAHRRGLRVITELVMNHTSDEHPWFQRARHAKPGSRWRDFYVWSDDPDRYHGTRVIFQDFESSNWSWDRVANAYYWHRFYSHQPDLNFDNAEVRRAMLRVVDHWLSMGVDGLRLDAVPYLFEREGTNCENLPETHRFLRDLRAHVDERFDDRMLLAEANQWPEDAIAYFGDGDECHMAFHFPLMPRLFMASRMEDRFPVIDILQQTPQPPPGAQWAVFLRNHDELTLEMVTDEERDYMYRVFGHDPEMRVNLGIRRRLAPLLQNHRQKIELMNGLLCSLPGTPVVYYGDEIGMGDNVYLGDRDSVRTPMQWSADRNAGFSSANPHRLYLPVNIDPEYHYETVNVAAQLDNPASLLRWMRQLIALRKRSKVFGRGTIEFLSPDNHRVLAFLRRHEDEQVLVVANLSRFAQYVELDLSEFRGLAPVELFGQTPFPPIGEWPYLLTLGPHTFYWLSLEGTRSDAVVADGDGLPHLTFEAAWPRSLEGRGVRWFEAALPRILSSRRWFAGKARRVMSTRLADTVPVALGDGGERVLVALVRVEYVDGEPDMYVLPLAFAAGDAGEAVWHDHPNAVLARVTVRGGEEGVLYDAHWNPGFGPALVQGMTRRRRFAGTGAELAAVGYPPIQEALGGESPADLHVQVLRAEQSNTSIQIGDRLIVKTFRRLEPGVNPELEMGRFLNEHAPGLVPAVAGSLEYRARRRAATTVAIAHRYVANESDAWTHTVGAASQYLERVPGVTATPEERHVDAPPAAPALDLAGQDPPELLDELLGDFLPSAEVLGARTAELHRALASDPKDRAFAPEPVNALSQRALYQSMRNSARRSMRQLRRALGSLADTEREEAEKVLASEDDVLDRLRGVTTVASGVRIRHHGDLHLGQVLSTGRDFVIIDFEGEPARPVAERRTRRSPLRDVAGMLRSFHYAAYAGLRDLIARGASPGEEHGRLALRPWAEVWAAWVSAAFLMSYLDGMETTGLLPTPREQLRVCLDAHVLDKALYELGYELGSRPDWVGIPLTGILSILEARP; encoded by the coding sequence ATGGCCGTCGCGACGCGGTCACGGCGGCACGTCACGCTCGGCCGCGACCCCGAGTGGTACCGCGACGCGGTCATCTACGAGCTCCACGTCCGCGCCTTCCAGGACAGCGACGGGGACGGCATCGGCGACTTCCGCGGCCTGACCCGGCGACTCGACTACCTGCAGGACCTCGGCGTCACCACGCTGTGGCTCCTCCCCTTCTACCCGTCGCCCCTGAAGGACGACGGGTACGACATCGCTGACTACACGGGCATCCACCCGGCCTACGGGACGCTGCGCGACTTCCGGCAGTTCCTCGACGCCGCGCACCGGCGCGGGCTGCGCGTCATCACCGAGCTCGTCATGAACCACACCTCGGACGAGCACCCGTGGTTCCAGCGCGCGCGGCATGCGAAGCCCGGGAGCCGGTGGCGGGACTTCTACGTGTGGAGCGACGACCCGGACCGGTACCACGGAACCCGCGTGATCTTCCAGGACTTCGAGTCGTCGAACTGGTCGTGGGACCGCGTCGCCAACGCGTACTACTGGCACCGCTTCTACTCGCACCAGCCCGACCTCAACTTCGACAACGCCGAGGTCCGCCGGGCGATGCTGCGCGTCGTCGACCACTGGCTGTCGATGGGTGTGGACGGGCTACGGCTCGACGCCGTGCCCTACCTGTTCGAGCGCGAAGGCACGAACTGCGAGAACCTCCCGGAGACCCATCGCTTCCTGCGCGACCTGCGCGCGCACGTCGACGAGCGCTTCGACGACCGCATGCTGCTCGCCGAGGCGAACCAGTGGCCCGAGGACGCGATCGCCTACTTCGGCGACGGCGACGAGTGCCACATGGCGTTCCACTTCCCGCTCATGCCGCGCCTGTTCATGGCGTCGCGCATGGAGGACCGCTTCCCCGTCATCGACATCCTCCAGCAGACGCCCCAGCCGCCGCCGGGCGCGCAGTGGGCCGTGTTCCTGCGCAACCACGACGAGCTCACGCTCGAGATGGTGACGGACGAGGAGCGCGACTACATGTACCGCGTCTTCGGGCACGACCCGGAGATGCGCGTCAACCTCGGCATCCGGCGGCGGCTCGCGCCGCTGCTGCAGAACCACCGCCAGAAGATCGAGCTGATGAACGGGCTGCTGTGCTCGCTGCCCGGGACGCCCGTCGTGTACTACGGCGACGAGATCGGGATGGGCGACAACGTCTATCTCGGCGACCGCGACAGCGTCCGTACCCCGATGCAGTGGAGCGCGGACCGCAACGCCGGGTTCTCGTCCGCGAACCCGCACCGCCTGTATCTGCCCGTCAACATCGACCCCGAGTACCACTACGAGACGGTCAACGTCGCGGCACAGCTCGACAACCCTGCGTCGCTGTTGCGCTGGATGCGTCAGCTGATCGCGCTGCGCAAGCGGTCGAAGGTGTTCGGCCGGGGGACGATCGAGTTCCTCTCTCCCGACAACCACCGCGTCCTCGCGTTCCTCCGCCGTCACGAGGACGAGCAGGTGCTCGTCGTGGCGAACCTGTCGCGCTTCGCGCAGTACGTCGAGCTCGACCTGTCGGAGTTCCGCGGGCTCGCGCCCGTCGAGCTGTTCGGGCAGACACCGTTCCCACCGATCGGTGAGTGGCCGTACCTGCTCACGCTCGGCCCGCACACCTTCTACTGGCTGTCGCTGGAGGGGACGCGCAGCGACGCCGTCGTCGCGGACGGCGACGGGCTCCCCCACCTCACGTTCGAGGCGGCGTGGCCCCGCAGCCTGGAGGGTCGCGGCGTGCGCTGGTTCGAGGCGGCGCTGCCGCGGATCCTGTCGTCACGGCGCTGGTTCGCGGGCAAGGCGCGGCGCGTCATGAGCACCCGCCTCGCCGACACCGTGCCGGTCGCGCTGGGCGACGGCGGCGAGCGCGTCCTCGTCGCGCTCGTCCGCGTCGAGTACGTCGACGGCGAGCCCGACATGTACGTCCTGCCACTCGCGTTCGCCGCGGGCGACGCGGGCGAGGCGGTGTGGCACGACCATCCGAACGCGGTGCTCGCGCGCGTCACCGTGCGAGGCGGTGAGGAGGGCGTGCTCTACGACGCGCACTGGAACCCCGGGTTCGGCCCGGCGCTCGTGCAGGGCATGACGCGGCGGCGGCGCTTCGCGGGGACCGGCGCGGAGCTCGCCGCGGTCGGGTACCCGCCGATCCAGGAGGCGCTCGGCGGCGAGTCGCCCGCCGACCTGCACGTGCAGGTCCTCCGCGCGGAGCAGTCGAACACGTCGATCCAGATCGGCGACCGGCTCATCGTCAAGACGTTCCGCCGCCTCGAGCCGGGCGTGAACCCCGAGCTCGAGATGGGACGGTTCCTGAACGAGCACGCGCCCGGGCTCGTCCCCGCGGTCGCCGGCTCGCTGGAGTACCGCGCCCGCCGGCGGGCGGCGACGACGGTCGCGATCGCGCACCGCTACGTCGCGAACGAGTCGGACGCGTGGACGCACACGGTCGGGGCGGCATCGCAGTACCTCGAGCGCGTCCCGGGCGTGACCGCGACACCCGAGGAGCGTCACGTCGACGCGCCGCCCGCCGCGCCCGCGCTCGACCTCGCGGGGCAGGACCCGCCCGAGCTGCTGGACGAGCTGCTCGGCGACTTCCTGCCGTCGGCGGAGGTGCTCGGCGCGCGCACGGCCGAGCTGCACCGCGCGCTCGCATCCGATCCGAAGGACCGCGCCTTCGCGCCCGAGCCCGTCAACGCGCTGTCACAGCGCGCGCTCTACCAGTCGATGCGCAACTCGGCGCGCCGCTCGATGCGTCAGCTGCGGCGCGCGCTCGGATCGCTCGCCGACACCGAGCGCGAGGAAGCGGAGAAGGTGCTCGCGTCCGAGGACGACGTGCTCGACCGGCTCCGCGGCGTCACGACCGTGGCAAGCGGAGTGCGCATCCGTCACCACGGCGATCTCCACCTCGGCCAGGTCCTGTCCACCGGCCGCGACTTCGTGATCATCGACTTCGAGGGCGAGCCCGCCCGCCCGGTCGCCGAGCGCCGGACGCGTCGGTCGCCGTTGCGTGACGTGGCGGGGATGCTGCGCTCGTTCCACTACGCCGCGTACGCGGGCTTGCGCGACCTCATCGCGCGTGGCGCCTCGCCGGGCGAGGAGCACGGCCGCCTCGCGCTCCGGCCGTGGGCCGAGGTGTGGGCCGCGTGGGTGTCGGCCGCGTTCCTCATGAGCTACCTCGACGGGATGGAGACGACGGGCCTGCTCCCGACGCCGCGCGAGCAGCTGCGCGTCTGCCTCGACGCGCACGTGTTGGACAAGGCGCTGTACGAGCTCGGCTACGAGCTCGGCAGCCGGCCGGACTGGGTCGGCATCCCGCTCACCGGGATCCTGTCGATCCTGGAGGCACGTCCGTGA
- a CDS encoding glycosyltransferase yields the protein MRIAMVSEHASPLAMLGGVDAGGQNVHVASLASALGQRGAHVVVYTRRDSPELRHRVQLGPSVWVEHVDAGPPEPIAKDELFVHMPEFAHHLSRALQQRRPDVVHGHFWMSGWAMLRAAAPLRIPTLQTFHALGSVKRAQQGARDTSPPERCAIEADIVRNVDLTLAESNEEVFELVRQGGDPNRIRVVPSGVDVQLFSPRGPSEPRGRGRPRYRVVVVSRLVERKGVGNVVTALADVPDTELVIAGGPARAELATHSEAVRLMELAARAGVADRVELRGRLDHASVAALYRSADVVVCAPWYEPFGLVALEAMACGVPVVASAVGGLVDTVIDGLTGRMVPPRRPDVLAATLRELLADPATRRELGAAGVRRARTRYAWPNIAAETARAYHHAMVEHAGLAAVGVG from the coding sequence ATGAGGATCGCGATGGTGTCGGAGCACGCGAGCCCGCTCGCGATGCTCGGCGGCGTCGACGCGGGCGGCCAGAACGTCCACGTCGCGTCACTCGCGTCCGCGCTCGGTCAGCGCGGCGCGCACGTCGTCGTCTACACGCGTCGCGACTCGCCCGAGCTGCGACACCGCGTGCAGCTCGGCCCGTCGGTGTGGGTCGAGCATGTCGACGCCGGGCCGCCCGAGCCGATCGCGAAGGACGAGCTGTTCGTCCACATGCCGGAGTTCGCGCACCATCTCTCGCGGGCGCTGCAACAGCGACGGCCGGACGTCGTGCACGGCCACTTCTGGATGTCCGGCTGGGCGATGCTGCGCGCCGCCGCGCCCCTGCGGATCCCGACGCTGCAGACGTTCCATGCGCTCGGGAGCGTGAAGCGCGCGCAGCAGGGCGCCAGGGACACGAGCCCGCCCGAGCGGTGCGCGATCGAGGCCGACATCGTGCGCAACGTCGACCTCACGCTCGCCGAGAGCAACGAGGAGGTGTTCGAGCTCGTCCGCCAGGGCGGGGACCCGAACCGGATCCGCGTCGTGCCGAGTGGTGTCGACGTGCAGCTCTTCTCGCCGCGCGGCCCGAGCGAGCCCCGGGGCCGGGGCCGCCCCCGCTACCGCGTGGTCGTCGTGAGCAGGCTCGTGGAGCGCAAGGGCGTCGGCAACGTCGTCACCGCGCTCGCAGACGTGCCGGACACGGAGCTCGTGATCGCCGGCGGACCGGCGCGCGCGGAGCTCGCGACCCATTCGGAGGCGGTCCGCCTCATGGAGCTCGCGGCGCGTGCCGGGGTCGCGGACCGCGTCGAGCTGCGCGGCCGTCTCGACCACGCGTCGGTTGCCGCGTTGTACCGGTCGGCCGACGTCGTCGTGTGCGCGCCGTGGTACGAGCCGTTCGGCCTGGTCGCGCTCGAGGCCATGGCGTGCGGCGTGCCGGTGGTCGCGTCGGCGGTCGGCGGGCTCGTCGACACCGTCATCGACGGGCTGACCGGGCGGATGGTGCCGCCCCGGCGTCCCGACGTGCTCGCGGCGACGTTGCGCGAGCTGCTCGCGGACCCCGCAACGCGGCGCGAGCTCGGCGCCGCCGGTGTGCGCCGGGCGCGCACGCGCTACGCGTGGCCCAACATCGCGGCGGAGACCGCTCGTGCCTACCACCACGCGATGGTCGAGCACGCCGGGCTCGCGGCAGTGGGGGTCGGCTGA